From a region of the Myroides sp. JBRI-B21084 genome:
- a CDS encoding M16 family metallopeptidase, whose product MNLRKLTLGILILPASLWAQVADFNQKIPTDPDVRIGKLENGLTYYIRKNAKPEKKVDLRLVLNAGSILETDKQIGLAHFMEHMVFNGTKTFPKNELINYLQSIGVKFGQHLNAYTSFDETVYFLPIPADDPVKLDKGFQILEDWAFNANLETKDIDDERGVVIEEYRTRLGSGERMMKNYLPKMLHNSLYAKRLPIGTKENLETFKPEEIRQFYKDWYRPNLMAVIVVGDINVDEMEAKIKSHFAKYQNPVNPKERKSFDIPNHKETFVSVNTDKEATSANVQIFYKDIDKAKPSTTVGDFKNDLIEGLFSQMLNARLEEYTNKPNPPFVYGYSFHGSMLGREKEAFQSMAMTAEDKQLEAVKVLAIENERARKFGFTQSELDRAKKDYLAYYEKAYNDRDKNNSSAYLGRYQSHFLEGEAIPSIAYEFNLVKEILPTLTLKDVNNVIQSYIKDENRVIILTGPEKEGLKTPTENEVLAALDVSKVEITPYEDAVVAESLIRNEIKPGKIVGTSKNDKLGTVTLMLANGAKVTYKKTDFKNDEILFGARSFGGFNLVDNETYKKIQHATSAVPQAGIAGMDQNALTKFNTGKIYRVSPYVGGITEGISGNSTPKDLEYLFQTVHAYFTDLNYDENAYETEKSKTKSYLANLMAMPEVFYQIEISNFMYGHNARYSSPIPTEKDWENTNYKMAYNLFKERFADASDFEFFFVGNVTDEQMKAFSEIYIASLPALNRKETIKDTGFRAKTGVHRKDVYKGTDDKATVRISYTGETTYSEKENLAMQALGEIVTIKLIEELREKEGGVYGASARGSLNKFPYGSYDFSISYPTNPKDADKLIELTLKEVEKIQQNGPDAKDLDKFIEGEMTDYTKSLKENRYWLGVLTNAFSEQENPEKALEFEKTLKTLTVKDVQDVAKKYLNKNRIIAVLKPETAKK is encoded by the coding sequence ATGAATTTAAGAAAACTTACATTAGGTATTTTAATTTTACCTGCATCATTATGGGCACAAGTTGCAGATTTTAATCAAAAAATACCTACCGATCCCGATGTTCGAATCGGTAAACTTGAAAACGGACTAACTTACTACATTCGTAAAAATGCAAAACCAGAAAAAAAGGTAGATTTACGCTTGGTTTTAAATGCTGGTTCTATTTTAGAAACCGATAAGCAAATAGGTTTGGCTCACTTTATGGAACACATGGTTTTTAACGGAACCAAAACTTTTCCTAAAAACGAATTAATAAACTATTTACAAAGCATTGGAGTAAAATTTGGTCAACACTTAAACGCTTATACTAGTTTTGACGAAACTGTTTATTTTTTACCAATTCCTGCAGATGATCCTGTGAAATTAGATAAAGGTTTCCAAATTTTAGAAGATTGGGCCTTTAACGCTAATTTAGAAACAAAGGATATTGATGATGAACGCGGCGTTGTTATTGAAGAATACCGCACACGATTAGGATCGGGCGAACGTATGATGAAGAATTACTTACCTAAAATGCTTCACAATTCATTGTACGCAAAACGTTTACCTATTGGTACAAAAGAAAATTTAGAAACTTTTAAACCCGAAGAAATCCGTCAGTTTTATAAAGATTGGTACCGCCCTAACCTTATGGCTGTTATTGTTGTTGGCGATATTAATGTTGATGAAATGGAAGCAAAAATTAAAAGTCATTTTGCTAAATATCAAAATCCTGTAAATCCTAAAGAGCGTAAATCGTTCGATATTCCAAATCATAAAGAAACATTTGTATCTGTAAATACCGATAAAGAAGCAACATCGGCTAACGTACAAATTTTTTATAAAGACATTGATAAAGCAAAACCATCAACAACAGTTGGCGATTTTAAAAACGATTTAATTGAAGGCTTGTTTTCGCAAATGTTAAACGCACGTTTAGAAGAATACACCAACAAACCAAACCCACCATTTGTTTATGGGTACAGCTTTCATGGCAGTATGCTTGGACGTGAAAAAGAAGCTTTTCAATCAATGGCTATGACTGCTGAAGACAAACAATTAGAAGCGGTTAAAGTTTTAGCTATTGAAAACGAACGCGCCCGCAAATTTGGATTTACACAATCAGAACTAGATCGTGCAAAAAAAGATTATTTAGCTTATTATGAAAAAGCTTATAACGACCGCGATAAAAACAACTCATCGGCATATTTAGGCAGATACCAAAGTCACTTTTTAGAAGGCGAAGCGATCCCGTCAATTGCTTATGAATTCAACTTAGTTAAAGAAATATTACCTACACTTACTTTAAAAGATGTTAATAACGTAATTCAATCGTATATAAAAGATGAAAATCGTGTAATTATTTTAACTGGCCCAGAAAAAGAAGGTTTAAAAACACCTACCGAAAACGAAGTTTTAGCTGCATTAGACGTGTCTAAAGTAGAAATCACACCTTATGAAGATGCTGTTGTTGCAGAATCGTTAATTCGTAACGAAATTAAACCAGGTAAAATTGTAGGAACTTCTAAAAACGACAAATTAGGAACAGTTACACTTATGTTAGCCAACGGTGCTAAAGTAACCTACAAAAAAACCGATTTTAAAAACGATGAAATTTTGTTTGGTGCCAGAAGTTTTGGTGGTTTTAATTTAGTTGATAACGAAACTTATAAAAAAATTCAACATGCAACAAGCGCTGTTCCACAAGCAGGTATTGCAGGTATGGATCAAAATGCATTAACTAAATTTAATACTGGTAAAATTTACCGTGTTTCACCATACGTTGGCGGAATTACAGAAGGCATTTCTGGAAATAGTACACCTAAAGATTTAGAATATTTGTTTCAAACTGTTCATGCGTATTTTACAGATTTAAATTATGATGAAAACGCTTACGAAACAGAAAAAAGCAAAACAAAATCGTATTTAGCTAATTTAATGGCAATGCCTGAGGTATTTTATCAAATTGAAATATCAAACTTTATGTATGGCCATAATGCAAGATATTCTTCGCCAATTCCAACGGAAAAAGATTGGGAAAACACCAACTACAAAATGGCTTATAATTTGTTTAAAGAGCGCTTTGCAGATGCCAGCGATTTTGAATTTTTCTTTGTTGGAAATGTTACCGATGAACAAATGAAAGCTTTCTCTGAAATTTATATTGCATCGTTACCAGCATTAAATCGTAAAGAAACAATAAAAGATACAGGTTTCCGTGCTAAAACGGGAGTTCATAGAAAAGATGTTTATAAAGGTACCGACGATAAAGCTACCGTAAGAATATCATACACAGGCGAAACAACGTACTCTGAAAAAGAAAACTTAGCAATGCAAGCTTTAGGCGAAATTGTTACTATTAAATTAATTGAAGAATTACGTGAAAAAGAAGGCGGTGTATACGGTGCTAGCGCAAGAGGTTCTTTAAATAAATTTCCTTATGGTTCCTATGATTTCAGTATTTCGTACCCTACCAATCCTAAAGATGCCGATAAGTTAATTGAATTAACTTTGAAAGAAGTTGAAAAAATTCAACAAAACGGACCCGATGCTAAAGATTTAGACAAATTTATTGAAGGCGAAATGACAGATTATACCAAATCATTAAAAGAAAACAGATATTGGTTAGGTGTTTTAACAAATGCTTTTAGTGAACAAGAAAATCCTGAAAAAGCTTTAGAATTTGAGAAAACATTGAAAACTTTAACAGTTAAAGATGTTCAAGATGTTGCAAAAAAATACTTAAACAAAAATCGTATTATTGCAGTATTAAAACCCGAAACTGCTAAAAAGTAA
- a CDS encoding aromatic amino acid hydroxylase, with amino-acid sequence MNEHFETNPLIDRLPKHLKQFIKPQDYNDYTPINQAVWRYVMRKNVDYLSKVAHSSYLDGLQKTGISIESIPSMYGMNRILKEIGWAAVAVDGFIPPNAFMEFQAYNVLVIASDIRQLENIEYTPAPDIIHEGAGHAPIIANPEYAEYLRRFGEIGCKAISSAHDYEIYEAIRELSILEEAEGTPESELKRIRNKVDELQAKATEPSEMALIRNLHWWTVEYGLIGTVENPKIYGAGLLSSIGESEWCMTDKVKKIPYSIDAAYQGFDITKPQPQLYVTKDFGQLSMVLEEFANKMALRSGGLSGIKKLIQSKALGTIELSTGLQISGVFTNVIEHENKPVYIQTTGATALAYREKELVNHGTEYHSEGFGSPIGRLKHINLTIEDMSPRDLLAYNIHEGNFVELEFEGDIKVAGEIITGSRNLRGEIILISFKNCTVTHNDTILFKPEWGTYDMAVGKKIVSAFSGPADINSFDMITHVPTTKTIKAKKTSEREALEKLYKQVREQRESNQTNNLEIILNDLIANHTQDWLLTLEIVELAKQHNLPIYDNALHHLLKVKESRPDVAHLITNGLNLI; translated from the coding sequence ATGTTGATTATCTATCTAAGGTTGCTCATTCTTCTTACTTAGATGGCTTACAAAAAACTGGAATTTCTATTGAAAGTATTCCAAGCATGTATGGCATGAACCGCATTTTAAAAGAAATTGGTTGGGCAGCTGTTGCTGTTGATGGTTTTATACCACCAAATGCTTTTATGGAATTTCAAGCATATAACGTTTTGGTTATTGCTTCTGATATTCGTCAATTAGAAAATATTGAATACACCCCTGCTCCAGATATAATTCACGAAGGTGCTGGCCACGCTCCAATTATTGCAAACCCTGAATATGCAGAATATTTAAGACGTTTTGGCGAAATTGGTTGCAAAGCAATTTCATCGGCTCACGATTATGAAATTTATGAAGCTATTCGCGAATTATCTATTTTAGAAGAAGCAGAAGGAACACCTGAAAGTGAACTTAAACGCATTCGCAATAAAGTTGATGAACTACAAGCAAAAGCTACCGAACCTTCAGAAATGGCTTTAATTAGAAATTTACACTGGTGGACTGTTGAATACGGCTTAATTGGTACAGTTGAAAATCCTAAAATATACGGTGCCGGTTTGTTATCATCTATTGGCGAAAGTGAATGGTGTATGACCGATAAGGTTAAAAAAATACCTTATAGTATAGATGCTGCTTATCAAGGCTTCGACATCACAAAACCGCAACCTCAGCTTTATGTTACTAAAGATTTTGGTCAACTTAGTATGGTTTTAGAAGAATTTGCAAACAAAATGGCTTTGCGTAGTGGTGGTTTAAGCGGTATAAAAAAACTAATTCAATCTAAAGCATTAGGTACTATTGAACTATCAACTGGCCTACAAATTTCAGGTGTTTTTACTAATGTAATTGAACACGAAAACAAACCTGTTTACATACAAACAACTGGCGCTACTGCATTAGCTTACCGCGAAAAAGAATTAGTTAACCATGGTACAGAATATCATTCCGAAGGTTTTGGAAGTCCTATTGGGCGTTTAAAACACATAAACCTTACTATTGAGGATATGAGCCCACGCGACTTACTTGCTTATAACATTCACGAAGGCAATTTTGTTGAATTAGAATTTGAAGGAGATATTAAAGTTGCTGGTGAAATTATTACAGGATCAAGAAATTTAAGAGGCGAAATTATTTTAATAAGCTTTAAAAATTGTACCGTTACTCATAACGATACCATTTTATTTAAACCTGAATGGGGCACTTATGATATGGCTGTAGGTAAAAAAATAGTTTCAGCTTTTTCTGGCCCAGCTGATATTAATAGTTTTGATATGATTACCCATGTACCAACTACCAAAACCATTAAAGCTAAAAAAACCAGCGAACGTGAAGCACTTGAAAAACTTTACAAACAAGTTCGTGAACAACGCGAAAGTAATCAAACCAATAATTTAGAAATCATTCTAAATGATTTAATTGCAAATCACACACAAGATTGGCTATTAACATTAGAAATTGTTGAACTAGCAAAACAACACAACTTACCAATTTACGATAACGCGTTGCACCATTTATTAAAGGTAAAAGAAAGCAGACCCGATGTAGCGCATTTAATTACCAACGGTTTAAACTTAATTTAA